CTCGTGGCAGATGCTCTCtgtatcaaaactatatatttatatatcctTTTATTATCATGAGTAGACGATAACTCATTTTTACTGCAATGAAGCAATACTAAAGATTTGATTGCCACGAATTCAATCAAGTAGGAGATTTCAAGAAACTGCATAATACATAATATATTTCTACgttaatttttctgaaaatgtccATAACCGAGTAATTGTTTTTTAACAtctgataaataaaaaatttaagattAGACAAAAATTTTGCTCGTATAAAAGTAGTACACATTAATGTTTCCATCGAAATTTAATTTGatacttcaattatttaatcCACCGACTAAGCTTCATCAGATTTGTTCATATactttttaattttcaaaatgatAAGACTCATTCTACCAATATTAGAATTGAAAAatgagacaaaaatttgtgtgaaggTTGATACGTCTCAtgtataaagattcgtgatatcgtctcacaaaagacctacccttaaaataatgataagtttttttttttaaaactttaaaattaaACTAACTATATAGAATAATAActttttgattaattaattcctttctgattaaaataattattatttcgCTTAAAATCTTTTGAGTGGATCTCATGTgtaatcctacccatattcacaataaaaagtaatacttttagcataaaaagtaatacttttcatggatgacccaataagagatcatctcacaaatacgacccgtgagaccgtctcacacaagtttttgtcaaatctttgacatgagaccgtctcacgatcttaacctgtgagacgggtcgaccctactcatattcacaataaaatttaatacttttagcataaaagtaatactttttcatagatgacccaaataagagatctgtctcataaatatACCAACAAAACTTCATATGTTCTATTATAATTCAAGTTACTATTTTATagtatttaataatttaatggttaaattaacattaaaaagtttattttaCATAAGAATATCATTTTCCTAAGCCCTTATTCAAGAcccaaaatttaattaattgttttttaaataaaaaaataaactaattaaaaatCGTGCACAATCGAATCTGCTTTGAACGCTTAGCAACAACCGTTGCATCGATCGTTCCAAAGTCAATCGAGTGGACACGGGAGATGGCTATCCTAATACCATTACATCACAGCTCCTACGCGTACCCCTCCACCGCCGCCGCCGATGTTTTCTTTCCCGCCTCCGTTCACCTCCCCAACGTCTCTCGCACGTCTCCTCGTTATTGTCAACTATCGGACCACCAAACACCCCTGGTATCACCTCTGCCGCGGTCGAGGATTTCAAGAACTGACAAGTCGTTGCTGAATGTGTCGGAAAGCTGCTCTGAGGTGGAACTCTGGGCCGCAGCTAATCTGCGCGTGCGCACTTTCTATGAATTCAATGAACAGACCTTCGGCATCGAAGTGAGTGTCATCTCAAAACCTTATCCTCTGTCTCTCATTTGTTTTCAGCTGCTTCCCGTCGTAGTGATTTATGTCCTGCTGTTGCCATTCATGCTCCTGTAAGAAAGACTGCAATGTTAAGTAATTACGAGCAGGGTTGAAATTCACGTTAGAGCCCGAAATTTATTGAGCAAATTGCACCTTTGAAAATGAATTGTTTGAATCTAAAGTATGATGCGAACTTGGTTTGAGTAATATGGATTGTTTTAATACGAAGTTCGATTAAAACTTGGTTTGAGTTGAACTTGAAACAGATTTCGAATTCAAGTTCCATTTCGGACTTGATTTCAAGCTATTGCACGCCGGACAATATGTTTATGTGTAATTTGAGTATGTAAAAGCTTAAGTGTTGGCTTGATTCATCGGCGGCTAGATGTAAGAAACCAATTCAttcacattttattttatttaactcTGATGCTATTTTCTTCTTGTCAAGTTCTATTAGGATCATAAAAAGTACTTGGCTGATCTTGAATTCGAAGCTTTAAAAGAACGTGTTGCAGGAAAAAAGACGGGCTTTAGAAAAGTTTCCTGTATCAATGCTACACTGCCAATATCTCTAGTTTCAAACATTTCCCATGATTTGTGCACTTCTTGCAAAGTAAGCTCTCCACACTGCCATGATCTTTATCGTTTTATGTGAATGATGTTAGTTTGTACAATTTTGCAGTTTTGCAAAGTAAGCTGTCCCAACGAGAATGTTCTTTTATCATTTATGGGCATGATGCTGATTAGTACGATTGGGGGAATCTGGATGgtcatgtttattttttttaagtatTGTTATATTGATTTCTAAGATATTGTGTCGTGTCAGTTGGGAATTATGACTAATAGACTTTAAGGTGATACATGGCCACAAGAAGCAAAAATTATATCGGCTGCTTATAGATTTTTTTCCTATGTTCTGGGTAACTTAAGTTCATGGCGATATCTCTAAGTTGCTTTTTGCTAAAATCTTACCCTCTTCTGTTTGTTGCTTCTGATATACAGAGATATTGTTCTTGTTAGTTGTGATTTAGTGTTGATGCGTTTGATTCTAGAAATTGAGTTAATccattttgatatttaaaattggATTCctttgaatattatttttttatttttatttgtagCATATATTACCCAATAACTTAGATTCAtccatatatttcatttagctATCGTGTGTAAGCTTTGTAGTTTTTGGCAGTAACATGATGTTGGAACTGAAATTATGCATTACCTGTGATACTGTCTTGAAGCTCACGTGAAAAACTAatcatataaattttatatGGCCAACAATGGTAAACAAGCTATTTAATTCATGAACTGAGTGCTAGCTACGAGGCCTGAACCAAACTCCCGAAAATGAAAGAAGAAATGCTGAAAGATAACAGTAAAAGAGATCATAATAATATgttaaattttcttttatcgaTTTTTCTGTGTTATGCATGATTCCTAGTGACATGATATAAACTGTGTTCTCTCAATTCCTTGCAGTTTTCGCTTAACGAAGAAGACCGAGTTGTCGTAGGAACTCTAGATCTGAATCAGTGTGTCAGCCTCCCTCATGAATTAGTCGGGATGAAGCCTAAGGTGTATATTCTAGCACCAAACTATGTACAAAATCATGTATTATTTTGTATGCAGTAATACAGTAGTTATTAAGAGTAAATTCTGGGTATTGAATGTTTTTGTGTCTTTAAAACCGTTGTGTTTTTTTACTAGTGTAAGGAGTTGTTATGAATTACTGCTGGATGCTTTTTTCTCATTCACGAATGTATCATCCTCAAATTTTTCAATGGGTTATTCAATTTTTTCAGGCTTTGATAAGTAGATGAATATTTTCCTATTTAATGACTTGACATCAATTTGGATTCGAATTCAACAGACGATTGGAGCTGATTTTGCCAGGGCGTACCTGAGCAATGTTTGTGTGGCCAATGAATTCCAGAGAAATGGTTTCGGGTATGAGCTCATGGCAATGGCTAAGAATGTTGCTGAAGCCTGGGGTAAAATAGCTCAAATTATCTATCTAATCCTTGCCCTTAGCTGGCTTCGCCCGAACAACGTTTTTCTTAAATTTTAGTCTCCTTTTCAACTAAGTTTGAGTTTTGGTCGCcatcattttcttttattttaatcAGGGATAAgtgatttgtatgttcatgtggCTGTGGATAATGAGGCAGCAAAAAATCTTTACATGAAAAGTGGTTTCTCATTTGAGAGTGATGAACCGGCATGGCAAGCCCGGTTTTTGGACCGGCCCCGAAGGCTTCTTCTATGGACCGCTCTTCCCGTTGCTTACGAATTGTAACCCTACCATATCTTTTTTATTTACACGCGCGCGCGCAcacacttttttttttggtgtaGTATGAGTgaaaatcaaattcttgcatCAGTTCATCTATCTACATCTGTATATGTTGTTTAATCCCATTAAGAAAGATCAATTCAAATGATGTAATATATGTGGACAAGTCGTGCATTAAATTTGAGATATAGAATTAAGTATTTTTTGTGGGCGCAATCTTACTGTATTACATTGGTTTCAAtgtgattctattttttttaaaatctcaaCAAAATGTAGAAATTATTAGTAATGAGGTACataaatgatttaaaaaataataaggtaatgagtaggtctcttgtgagacggtctcacgaatctttatctgtgagacaggtcaaccttatcgatattcataataaaaataatactattagcataaaaagtaatatttttttatatatgactcaaataagaaatTTGTTTCATAAAATACAACTCGTGAGATTGTCTCATACGAGTTTTTGTCTAATGAAATAAAGAAGTTCACTCTATGTCATGAGACAATATATATTAACAAGAAGCTTTGATCAAAGTTGGACAAATCATGCATTAAATTTGAGACAAAAAACCAAGATAAAGAACCAAGATTTTTTATAATGCAAAGTTGCAAGTTTGACAGTCCACCTTCACATCAAGTTCGAAATATACTCTTTAAACCCAAAAGTGATTCATTTGGAATTAAAACTAGGAAATTGAAATTATTATCATGTAGTTGCCAATTATCTGAGTTATATTTTTTAACATTTGTgacaatattatattatatatataaaagttaatttttttccaaatatttgtttaatttggATAAAACCAAAATAATCGATTTTAATTGGATTtggtttatttaaaattaaatcaaatgtagcGGTCATTCTAGGTTAACTGAAAttagaaatatttttattgtcaaatttaaaatttataacattatttttaattttatttcatatggtttattattattgtttatatcgatatttttaggttttttttaataataaaaatatttattacaattataaataaaaaatatacaagTGCCCTTGAAAAATTAAAAGAGGCTCCtaataaaaatgattatttttgtatttaacttttttttccccaaaaaaaCCCTCCTACTTGCGAACCGGAAATTTGCCACTCCACCGGCAGCCCCAATCTCCGGCAACTCGCGGCGTTCGGATCCAGCGAGAGAAAGCTATGGAATCTATGAGTAGAAGGAAATACCGAGCAATTAAAGCACCCATTGATGAAGATATCAGCAAGAAACTCGTCCCAAATCAATATTCTTTGCCACTGAACAAGATATTTACGCTTTGTTTGGTTCTGCGGATAATTAACTCATTGCTTGTGCAGACATATTTCAATCCAGATGAACACTGGCAATCTCTTGAAGTTTCTCATCGAATCGCTTTTGGGTCTGCCAAGTTTTCTACTTTGTTGACTTGTGGACCATCTATATCTTATAATTTGTTTTCGCATTTCTATTCAGATATGGTCATTTGACGTGGGAATGGAGAAAGGGTTTAAGGAGTTACTTGCATCCGCTTCTCTTTGCTGCTATTTATAAAATTCTTGCATTTCTTCGACTTGATTCACCTTGGTTCATGGTAAATTCtgcttttttttattgttattgcTCATAGAGTCAGTTTCTTGGCTTTATTGTGATATTAATCTTGTTATATTGTCGTCTGTATCTTAATCGACAAGAAATGTCATGTTGCAAAGGTTATCTCTGCGATTTCTTCAGTCTGTTAGTATAATAATATACCCATTTTTCTGGAAAATTCACAGTCAGAAATATTGGAACCTTTTGCAGACAAGGACTCCTCGATTGCTGCAGTCCATATTCGCAGCTTTTGGTGATCTATACTCGTACAAATTATCCAAGATGTTGTTTGGGGACAGTGTTGCAAGTTGGGCAGTATCCTCATGTGGGATCGATGCTCATCTTTTttccttttgtttttgttttcccactttattttaaatgtcttgtgaTTTACCTATTGATGGCTTTCATACGGTTTCATGTTGCTTACTTTGGTTTGTTGATTCGCTTAATGGACTGTGATGAAGTACTTAACATATGCCACAGCTCTTCGCACAATTGACGAACTGGTTCATGTTTTTTTGCATCACTCGTACGTTATCTAATTGTTTAGAGTCGGTTCTCATGCTTGTGAGTTTGTACTACTGGCCTTGTATTAGAGTATCTCCCAATGCACTTTCATCTAGTTCAAGAAAGTTTGCACTGGCCATTGGCAGCACTAGCATGTGCCATTCGGCCAACAAGTGCTATCATATGGATTTATGTTGGTACTTTGGAGTTGTTGTTGGCTCGTGATAAGCTAAAATTTGTCCTTCTCGATGTCATTCCAATTGGGTGAGTAGTTCAAGTTTTGACTTTTAGTTTACTTTCATctctctatttttatttttcttaccTGAGTCATGATGGACATTTCGGGTGAACTCTATTGAAGAATACCTCTCGTTGTCCTTACTTCAATATGAGTTCACTAACAATATTTTTTGGATTCACTACTTCTATTTATTGGTTTCAAACTTATTTTTTCACTTTTATTCCGGTCCATGACCATGCAAATTACCTGCTTATGCAAGATAGGCCACAGCTCTTTGCACAGCCGACCAACTGGTTCATGTCTGTTCTGCGTAACTTGTACTTCATCTAAATGTTTTGAGTTGGTTCTCACGCTTGTAAATTTGTGCCACTTGCCCCGCATTATAGTATCTCCAAGTATCTCCAATTCCAGTTGCCTCTGGTTCAATAAAGTTGGCAGCACTAGCGTGCCACTATATTTTAACTTTTTATACAGGTCCATGACCATGCAAAGTACCTGTTTATGCTTCCATCCGTTTCAGGTGTTTATTTTTCTTATCTTAGTCATAATGGACATTTTGTGTTAGCTCTATTGTATACTACCTGTCATTTACTTTATTCCGATATGAGCTAACTAATAATATATTTTGGATCCACAACATTTACCATGCAAAGTACCTTCTTATGTTCCActtcataatttatttatgaACTAACTAGAGATGCTTGCTTTATGTTCCAAATTTTTGTCCCAGGGGACTGGTGCTCGGTCTCACTACATTATTGGATCGTTTAATGTATGGCTCATGGGTGATTGTACCTCTTAACTTTGTAAAGTTCAATTTCCTTTCTTCTGGTGGAGACTATTATGGAACTCATCCATGGCACTGGTACTTTTCTCAAGGATTTACTGTCATGGTATTTACGTATCTTCCATTTTCCTTGGCTGGTTTTATCATGTCTAAACAGTGGAAGCTTTGTGGACTGGTTGCATGGGTTTTAGGAACATATAGTCTCCTTGGTCACAAAGAATTCAGGTACTGTTTAATTTGTTGTTCTATTTGTAAGATTGAGTGCCTATAGCTGTACCGAAAGTCATCCTTGACAGTTAACAGTGCATTTTAGATCATTTTAAACCGTACAATAGCTCAAATACCACCTGTAGAAGAAATTGTTGTTCCCCAATACTTTTATATAGTGCGCTAAATTCATTTTTCAAACATTAATGCTTCTCATTATTGCCAGAATCCAAATATCAGGtttgttcttcctgtgcttccTTTAGCACTGATGTTCTCTGGGTACTCATTAGCAAAGTTAAGCCCGTCTGAACTGTCAAAGAGGAAACTGAGAGAGACCTCAAGCTCGTATGTTAAGCGCCTTACCAAGCTGCAAATGGCGGTCTTTTTATTGCTCCTTACTAATATCCCAATGGCATTATATATGAGTATGGTTCACCAGGTACACAATTTCAATTCTTGAACTAATCAATATTTCAACcgaaatatgttttattttttatcagAAAACTGTTGGTTTTCTGATACACATGGTTACTATGTATTTGTATTGTGATTTTTTACAAATTCACCCATCAGATTTGACTCGTCTGCTACTTTACAGAGAGGAACCGAGGATGTAATGAACTATCTCTCAAAGGAGGCTAGTGAGAACAAAGTGAAAAATATACTCTTCTTGACACCATGCCATGCTACACCATACTACTCAACACTGCATCACGATCTTCCCATGCGCTTCTTGGATTGCACACCAAGGTGGAAATATCGAATTTCCTGGTATACTTTATTGAAGATTTCAGATCTTCCTTTCGAGATATTACTTCATTTTTGTTTTAACTGTTTGTTCAAACAGCGAAGAGAAAGGAATCTTGGATGAGTCTGATCAATTTTTACTGCATCCACTTGGTTTTGCAACCGAGTTGGTCAGGAACTGGTCGTTACCTAGCCACATTGTAGTGTTTGATGCACAAGAAAAGCTATTAAAGGAATTCTTTTTGGCGCGTGGTTTCCGCGAGGTATACATAATTATACGACCacattttatttaatctatGATATGTTGTAATGTGGTAGATGGCAATATAACAAGGAATTGTTTTTCCACGGACAGGTAAGGCGATTCTTTCATGCACACTTCAAGGTGGATCGAGAATTACAGTCATCCGTTGTTGTTTATGCGCTCCAAGGCTACTAACTTTTCATTTATGAACATTGTTCCTTAAATTAGGCATTACACTATTCTTGAAATACTAATTCCCGTGATCTTTGTTTGAGGTAGAGGATGTATTTGATTTCCTGGGGTTCCTTGAATTGGATTCAAGtcatataaaaatatatgcAATGAAAAAATACAAAACACATATGATACTCACTAAAAAAATACGGTTCAACTCCGATGGACGAGATTAGACCGAATTCAAACTTCAAATCTGCTCTGGTCTGAAATCACAAAGGAGACCGTTAGAAAGGGGCCGAGAGGGTGTCCCCGCGTAGCCTTTCCGACGCTCATGTCAAATATTGAGAATAGAATAAGAGAACAACTCTGCAAAAAAtcaatatagtgaatgaataaTTAGACtctcaaatataatatttataggAGATTATCTGTCATAATGGAACACCTACATTGGTTAGGAAAGTTCGGTTTGAGCCTGATCTTGATGAGCTTATTAATGAGGTATCATCATATATAACAcgttaaatcatatatatacttACAAGTCTCAACTAAATTTATTAGGACTCGTCTCTATTCCATTACATCATAGATTAAATTTAATGTTATAACACTGATTTAAATAGTTGTTTGACAGAGTTATCAAGATTTCAAAGAGTTAGTTCGGAAAAATTATGGACTTAATCTAATACAATACATGGTCTCAAAAATCAAACGCATGCACATGGGAGAGGTGACCTTCTTAATCgccatttaaatattaatatgacATAGGGATCGGTCAAGAACTGCTGCACAGGGCAGGTTGTGATGGATCCCTTGGGATACATAATCGTCATTGTTTCAAACTTTAATTCAAATTATAGtatatcataaaaatgtttggataaattttattttattgactAAAAGAACAATGTACATGATTAAATTTAATTCGATTGAAAAAATAGTTTGTTAATAAAATTGATTAAAATGCTCAAATAAtgcaaaacatatttaaatttgattttttgtatTATAATTAGACTATAATGATAATTCAATTTATGTTGTCAGTTTATAAATGTCATTTATATACACAATCATGtaatttcctttttctttttgggTGTGTCCGTTCATTCTCATGCAAATATATAATTAACAAGTtcgttttttattttatatatttatttatttgcaaaattattaaaaaatccAAGAAAAAAGGAAAAGACCGTCCTTGGCTAATGCTCGTAAATGTAATGGAATCCAACAATTTTTtccttatatttattattattttggtaaGAAAAAAATGTCATACAAAGAATTAATTATCCTACCTTATCTTACAAATAAAAGTAAATAATACATCATCCTTTCCAGCAAGATTTACCTGGCGAGGTCAATTGCTATCGTAGTAAATGAGGATGATATAACTAGTTGTATtatttgtgtatatatatatatatatatatatatatatatatatatatatatatatatatatatatatatataatatatatatatttgtgtgtatATGTTATGCTTACTAATCTAGTAGGGATTGCATGAATTTTGGGAGACTTGGAGTTACTT
This is a stretch of genomic DNA from Primulina eburnea isolate SZY01 chromosome 11, ASM2296580v1, whole genome shotgun sequence. It encodes these proteins:
- the LOC140805891 gene encoding GCN5-related N-acetyltransferase 7, chloroplastic; amino-acid sequence: MAILIPLHHSSYAYPSTAAADVFFPASVHLPNVSRTSPRYCQLSDHQTPLVSPLPRSRISRTDKSLLNVSESCSEVELWAAANLRVRTFYEFNEQTFGIEDHKKYLADLEFEALKERVAGKKTGFRKVSCINATLPISLVSNISHDLCTSCKFSLNEEDRVVVGTLDLNQCVSLPHELVGMKPKTIGADFARAYLSNVCVANEFQRNGFGYELMAMAKNVAEAWGISDLYVHVAVDNEAAKNLYMKSGFSFESDEPAWQARFLDRPRRLLLWTALPVAYEL
- the LOC140805892 gene encoding LOW QUALITY PROTEIN: mannosyltransferase APTG1-like (The sequence of the model RefSeq protein was modified relative to this genomic sequence to represent the inferred CDS: deleted 1 base in 1 codon); the encoded protein is MESMSRRKYRAIKAPIDEDISKKLVPNQYSLPLNKIFTLCLVLRIINSLLVQTYFNPDEHWQSLEVSHRIAFGYGHLTWEWRKGLRSYLHPLLFAAIYKILAFLRLDSPWFMTRTPRLLQSIFAAFGDLYSYKLSKMLFGDSVASWALFAQLTNWFMFFCITRTLSNCLESVLMLVSLYYWPCIRVSPNALSSSSRKFALAIAALACAIRPTSAIIWIYVGTLELLLARDKLKFVLLDVIPIGGLVLGLTTLLDRLMYGSWVIVPLNFVKFNFLSSGGDYYGTHPWHWYFSQGFTVMVFTYLPFSLAGFIMSKQWKLCGLVAWVLGTYSLLGHKEFRFVLPVLPLALMFSGYSLAKLSPSELSKRKLRETSSSYVKRLTKLQMAVFLLLLTNIPMALYMSMVHQRGTEDVMNYLSKEASENKVKNILFLTPCHATPYYSTLHHDLPMRFLDCTPSEEKGILDESDQFLLHPLGFATELVRNWSLPSHIVVFDAQEKLLKEFFLARGFREVRRFFHAHFKVDRELQSSVVVYALQGY